The genomic window CATGTTATTAAATGTCTTTATGCATTCAGGAGTGCAAATGTAGTAAAAATACGTTAGCTATGTCAAACGATAAGGAAAAGTTGCGGTCTTAAAAATGTAACATTTGTTGTCTTCATTGTTATTGGATCTAAACATCTTTGAAATACCGCCCCCGTACTTTTGCGTCGAAATCAAAGATGAAATAATAAGTAGTAAGATAATGGGAAAGAGTTTAAGGGGCAAAAGATTGAAAAGGTTAGGGCTTTTCTGGGTGGGAGTTTTCCTGTCATTCTCTCTATGGGCACAAACAGGGGTTATTTGCGGGACGGTTACGGACGCAAAGATAAAAGAACCGTTGATCGGCGCCTCGGTTGTGATCGAGGGGACTACGGTTGGCGCTATCACGGATATAGACGGTAATTTCCGTATCGAGAACGTGAAACCAGGTACTTATACGGTAGCCGCCTCTTACGTGTCGTACCAAACGCAAACGGTAAAGGATGTTCCGGTAGTCGCATGCCAAGAGGCGGTGTTGAATATCGAGCTTTCCGATGCTAACCTCCAATTACAGAATGTGGTCGTAGTGGCCCAACGGAAATTGGGAACCGAGATGGCCGTATTAAATACCGTACGCAAGAGCCTTCCGGTCGTGAATGGTATCTCCGCCCAGCAAATCAGTAAAACACAGGATAGCGATGCCGCCGAGGTACTACGCCGTATCCCGGGAATCACCATCGTGGACGACCGTTTCATCGTGGTCCGGGGTCTGGCGCAACGTTATAATAATGTATGGCTGAACAATGCCACGACCCCTTCCAGCGAGACGGACAGCCGTGCCTTCTCGTTCGATGTGCTTCCTTCTTCCTTGATCGATAACATGATGATCTACAAGAGTCCCTCGGCCGAGCTTCCGGCGGATTTCTCCGGCGGTTTCGTGCGGGTGATGACCAAGAATATCCCGGACGGGAACACCTTCAACGTATCCTACCAAATGGGCTTTAACACGAACGCCACCTTCCGTAACTTCCAGCTGACGGACGGCACGGCGAAGGACTACCTTGGATTCGGAGCGGACGTGAGAAACCTGCCTTCCTCTTTCCCCGCCCATTTAGGAGAACACTCCACGGATGAGGCGGCAGCCTTTACCCGCCAAATCAACCAACGTTGGGGGATCAACAAGTTCACCGCCATCCCCGACCAGAAGATTTCCCTTACCTCGCACCGCTCTTATGATGTGGGCGGCTGGAAGATCGGAAATATCACGAACTTGAACTGGAGTACCGAGTTCGATTACTCGGAGACGGTGAATAACAACTACATCGCCTACGACGTGAAGAACGACGTATCTCGTCCCCGCTTTGAGTACAACGATATCCGCTATAAAAATACCTCCAAGCTAGGGGCCCTCTTTAACTGGTCATTCCAACGGGATGGCAGTAAATATGAGCTTCGCAACTTTTTCAGCCAGCGTGGCGTTTCCGCTCTGACACAAAGGGAAGGAATGAACTATTATTCCGACAAGGATATCCGTAAATGGGAATCCCTCTATACCGGGCGTACCACTTACTCTGGGCAGATCAGCGGTGTGCATACCTTGCGAGAAAATGTCAACAAGGTGGATTGGACGGTGGGCTATGCCTTCGCCTCCTACCGTGAGCCGGATCGTAAGATCGTGAACTCCATCCTTGACGAGAACCGTACGGAACAGCCGAACTACTATGTCTCTGACCCGATGCGTTATTACCAAGAATTGAAGGATCACAGCGCCTCGCTAGCCGCCAACTACGAACATAAATTCACCGTATCCGATAGGTTCGCTCCTGTTCTCAATGGAGGTGTCTACGGTGAATATAAGAGCCGTACCTTCGCTGCCCGTCGCTTTGGCTACAACCTGTTGGGTAGCGGCTACGACCGGTATGCGGACTGGGATTATACGGAGTTGTTCGCCGACGAAAATATCTCGGCGGATAAGATATGGATGCGTGAGACAACTACGAACAGTGACTCTTATACTTCCGAGAACATGTTGGGAGCCGCCTATGTCTCCGCTAAATTGAACTATGGGGAGGTGC from Parabacteroides distasonis ATCC 8503 includes these protein-coding regions:
- a CDS encoding TonB-dependent receptor — protein: MGKSLRGKRLKRLGLFWVGVFLSFSLWAQTGVICGTVTDAKIKEPLIGASVVIEGTTVGAITDIDGNFRIENVKPGTYTVAASYVSYQTQTVKDVPVVACQEAVLNIELSDANLQLQNVVVVAQRKLGTEMAVLNTVRKSLPVVNGISAQQISKTQDSDAAEVLRRIPGITIVDDRFIVVRGLAQRYNNVWLNNATTPSSETDSRAFSFDVLPSSLIDNMMIYKSPSAELPADFSGGFVRVMTKNIPDGNTFNVSYQMGFNTNATFRNFQLTDGTAKDYLGFGADVRNLPSSFPAHLGEHSTDEAAAFTRQINQRWGINKFTAIPDQKISLTSHRSYDVGGWKIGNITNLNWSTEFDYSETVNNNYIAYDVKNDVSRPRFEYNDIRYKNTSKLGALFNWSFQRDGSKYELRNFFSQRGVSALTQREGMNYYSDKDIRKWESLYTGRTTYSGQISGVHTLRENVNKVDWTVGYAFASYREPDRKIVNSILDENRTEQPNYYVSDPMRYYQELKDHSASLAANYEHKFTVSDRFAPVLNGGVYGEYKSRTFAARRFGYNLLGSGYDRYADWDYTELFADENISADKIWMRETTTNSDSYTSENMLGAAYVSAKLNYGEVLNANIGVRMEYYQLKMDGYSSDGTTPVHLDNKTTDFFPSVNVAYNLSQKHLVRAAYGRSVNRPEFREVVPYVYFNFERDANIVGNTELKNAYADNIDLRYEFYPAAGEMITIGGFYKHFKDPIEETYNEAGSGLQYTYHNAKNAETFGVELDVKKNLDFIGLRGLSFVCNAAYIYSRVRFEEGAPERDRPLAGQSPYLVNAGFFYQYDDKGISASLLYNRIGKRIESVGVPMQNQDEDIPDIYEMPRNSLDLTFSKKIGKIVEIKAGIQDILNSKVEYKQFVKLTDDKGGKSEREQLIRSYRPGVDINIGVSLRF